The following are encoded together in the Panthera leo isolate Ple1 chromosome B4, P.leo_Ple1_pat1.1, whole genome shotgun sequence genome:
- the AKAP3 gene encoding A-kinase anchor protein 3 isoform X1, with amino-acid sequence MSDRVDWLQSQNGVCKVDVYTPGDSQAQDWKMSDESLSIFKEASTDPIRVLSWLRRDLEKSTAGFQDVRFKPGESSLGGEMSNPGGDPRSGFSVDYYNTTTKGSPGRLHFEMMHREIPVQGPSVPLGNGSSVDEVSFYANRLTNLVIAMARKEINERIDGSENKCVHQSLYIGDEPIPNKSLSKVASDLVNKTVSACSKNATSDKTPGSGDRASGLLRSPPHLKYKTTLKMKESTKESKGPDDKPASKKSFFYKEVFESRNAGDAKEGGRLPGERKMFRGQERPDDFTASVSQGIMTYANSVVSDMMVSIMKTLKIQVKDTTIATILLKKVLLKHAKEVVSDLIDSFMKNLHSVTGTLMTDSDFVSAVKRSLFSHGSQKATDIMDAMLGKLYTVMFAKKPPEIIRKTKDKSGSYSLVSMKGMGDPKNQNVNFASMKSEGKLREKMYSPASKPEKKTCAETLGEHIIKEGLSFWHKNQQKEGKSPGFQRAMFAAPNKQYKPVLDIPLGYPLDTCNLSPPMQCREKPENFMCGSDSLAKDLIVSALLLIQYHLAQGGSMDAQSFLEAAGSTNLPANKSPEVPDESSLKSPHMGGDQDEAEKKDLKSVFFNFIRNLLGETIFKSDRSSEPKVPEQPVKEEYNYQCERPVTPSSIKLSEGDEAGGTFAGLTKMVVNQLDGHMNGQMVEYLMDSVMKLCLIIAKSCDSPLAELGDDKSGDASRPTSAFPDNLYECLPVKGTGTAEAVLQNAYQAIHNELRGISGQPPEGYAAPKVIVSNHNLTDTVQNKQLQAVLQWVAASELNVPILYFAGDDEGIQEKLLQLSAAAVDKGRSVGEVLQSVLRYEKERQLDEAVGNVTRLQLLDWLMVNL; translated from the exons TCGGATGAATCCTTGTCTATTTTTAAGGAAGCCTCAACTGATCCTATCAGAGTGCTCAGCTGGCTCCGCAGAGACCTGGAAAAAAGTACAGCAGGGTTCCAAGATGTTAGGTTCAAGCCTGGAGAATCCTCACTTGGCGGGGAAATGAGCAACCCAGGAGGAGACCCCCGCAGTGGTTTTTCTGTGGACTATTACAATACCACAACCAAGGGCAGTCCAGGAAGATTGCATTTTGAGATGATGCACAGAGAAATCCCTGTCCAGGGCCCCAGTGTCCCACTTGGTAATGGGAGTTCAGTAGATGAAGTTTCCTTCTATGCTAATCGCCTCACAAATCTAGTCATAGCCATGGCCCGCAAGGAGATCAATGAGAGGATAGATGGCTCTGAAAACAAATGTGTCCACCAGTCATTGTACATAGGAGATGAGCCCATACCCAACAAAAGCTTGAGTAAGGTGGCATCAGATCTGGTGAACAAGACAGTCTCTGCATGTTCCAAGAATGCTACCTCAGATAAGACTCCTGGCTCTGGTGACAGAGCCTCAGGATTATTACGGAGTCCCCCACATTTGAAATATAAGACCACTCTGAAGATGAAGGAGAGCACCAAAGAAAGCAAGGGTCCAGATGACAAGCCTGCTTCTAAGAAGTCTTTCTTCTATAAGGAGGTGTTTGAATCTCGTAACGCAGGTGATGCCAAAGAGGGTGGAAGGTTACCTGGGGAGAGAAAGATGTTCAGAGGGCAAGAAAGGCCTGATGACTTTACAGCTTCTGTTAGTCAAGGGATAATGACCTATGCTAACAGTGTGGTATCTGATATGATGGTTTCCATCATGAAGACACTGAAGATCCAAGTGAAGGACACAACTATTGCCACCATCCTGCTAAAGAAGGTACTGCTCAAGCATGCAAAAGAGGTCGTCTCAGATCTCATTGACTCCTTCATGAAGAACCTCCACAGTGTCACAGGGACCCTCATGACTGATTCAGATTTTGTCTCAGCTGTGAAAAGAAGTTTATTCTCTCACGGAAGCCAGAAGGCCACAGATATCATGGATGCCATGCTGGGTAAGCTATACACCGTGATGTTTGCAAAGAAACCTCCAGAAATTATCAGGAAAACCAAAGACAAGTCTGGGAGTTACTCCCTTGTCTCCATGAAAGGAATGGGTGACCctaaaaaccaaaatgtaaacTTTGCATCAATGAAATCTGAAGGTaaattgagggaaaaaatgtACTCTCCCGCATCCAAACCAGAAAAGAAGACTTGTGCCGAAACTCTGGGTGAACACATTATCAAAGAGGGATTGAGCTTTTGgcataaaaatcagcaaaaagaaggaaaatctccGGGTTTCCAACGGGCAATGTTTGCAGCTCCCAACAAACAGTATAAGCCTGTACTAGACATTCCCCTGGGATATCCTCTGGATACTTGCAACCTCAGCCCCCCTATGCAATGCCGAGAGAAACCTGAGAATTTTATGTGTGGTTCAGACTCCTTGGCCAAGGATCTGATCGTATCAGCCTTACTTCTGATTCAGTACCACCTGGCACAGGGAGGAAGCATGGATGCACAGAGCTTCCTTGAAGCTGCTGGCAGCACCAACCTGCCTGCCAACAAGTCCCCTGAAGTTCCTGATGAGTCCAGCCTTAAGTCTCCTCATATGGGAGGTGACCaagatgaagcagaaaagaaggaTCTAAAGAGTGTTTTCTTTAACTTTATCCGGAATTTACTTGGTGAGACCATTTTCAAGAGTGACCGTAGCTCTGAACCCAAGGTACCAGAACAGCCAGTTAAGGAAGAATATAACTACCAGTGTGAAAGACCTGTAACCCCTTCTTCCATCAAATTAAGTGAAGGTGATGAGGCTGGTGGTACCTTTGCTGGGCTGACCAAGATGGTTGTTAACCAGCTAGATGGCCACATGAATGGGCAGATGGTAGAATATCTGATGGATTCAGTGATGAAGTTATGTCTCATTATTGCCAAGTCCTGTGACTCTCCCTTGGCAGAGCTGGGAGATGATAAGTCTGGGGATGCAAGCAGGCCAACTTCAGCCTTCCCAGATAATTTATATGAGTGTTTACCAGTCAAGGGCACAGGGACAGCAGAGGCTGTCCTGCAGAATGCCTATCAAGCTATCCATAATGAATTGAGAGGTATATCAGGACAGCCCCCTGAAGGGTATGCAGCACCCAAAGTGATTGTCAGCAATCATAACCTAACTGACACAGTTCAGAACAAGCAACTCCAAGCCGTACTTCAGTGGGTAGCCGCCTCTGAACTCAATGTCCCTATTTTGTACTTTGCTGGTGATGATGAAGGAATCCAGGAGAAG CTACTTCAGCTCTCGGCTGCTGCTGTGGACAAAGGACGTAGTGTAGGTGAGGTCCTGCAGTCGGTGCTGCGCTACGAGAAGGAGCGACAGCTGGACGAGGCGGTGGGAAATGTTACACGGCTGCAGCTGCTGGACTGGCTGATGGTGAACCTGTGA
- the AKAP3 gene encoding A-kinase anchor protein 3 isoform X2, whose translation MSDRVDWLQSQNGVCKVDVYTPGDSQAQDWKMEASTDPIRVLSWLRRDLEKSTAGFQDVRFKPGESSLGGEMSNPGGDPRSGFSVDYYNTTTKGSPGRLHFEMMHREIPVQGPSVPLGNGSSVDEVSFYANRLTNLVIAMARKEINERIDGSENKCVHQSLYIGDEPIPNKSLSKVASDLVNKTVSACSKNATSDKTPGSGDRASGLLRSPPHLKYKTTLKMKESTKESKGPDDKPASKKSFFYKEVFESRNAGDAKEGGRLPGERKMFRGQERPDDFTASVSQGIMTYANSVVSDMMVSIMKTLKIQVKDTTIATILLKKVLLKHAKEVVSDLIDSFMKNLHSVTGTLMTDSDFVSAVKRSLFSHGSQKATDIMDAMLGKLYTVMFAKKPPEIIRKTKDKSGSYSLVSMKGMGDPKNQNVNFASMKSEGKLREKMYSPASKPEKKTCAETLGEHIIKEGLSFWHKNQQKEGKSPGFQRAMFAAPNKQYKPVLDIPLGYPLDTCNLSPPMQCREKPENFMCGSDSLAKDLIVSALLLIQYHLAQGGSMDAQSFLEAAGSTNLPANKSPEVPDESSLKSPHMGGDQDEAEKKDLKSVFFNFIRNLLGETIFKSDRSSEPKVPEQPVKEEYNYQCERPVTPSSIKLSEGDEAGGTFAGLTKMVVNQLDGHMNGQMVEYLMDSVMKLCLIIAKSCDSPLAELGDDKSGDASRPTSAFPDNLYECLPVKGTGTAEAVLQNAYQAIHNELRGISGQPPEGYAAPKVIVSNHNLTDTVQNKQLQAVLQWVAASELNVPILYFAGDDEGIQEKLLQLSAAAVDKGRSVGEVLQSVLRYEKERQLDEAVGNVTRLQLLDWLMVNL comes from the exons GAAGCCTCAACTGATCCTATCAGAGTGCTCAGCTGGCTCCGCAGAGACCTGGAAAAAAGTACAGCAGGGTTCCAAGATGTTAGGTTCAAGCCTGGAGAATCCTCACTTGGCGGGGAAATGAGCAACCCAGGAGGAGACCCCCGCAGTGGTTTTTCTGTGGACTATTACAATACCACAACCAAGGGCAGTCCAGGAAGATTGCATTTTGAGATGATGCACAGAGAAATCCCTGTCCAGGGCCCCAGTGTCCCACTTGGTAATGGGAGTTCAGTAGATGAAGTTTCCTTCTATGCTAATCGCCTCACAAATCTAGTCATAGCCATGGCCCGCAAGGAGATCAATGAGAGGATAGATGGCTCTGAAAACAAATGTGTCCACCAGTCATTGTACATAGGAGATGAGCCCATACCCAACAAAAGCTTGAGTAAGGTGGCATCAGATCTGGTGAACAAGACAGTCTCTGCATGTTCCAAGAATGCTACCTCAGATAAGACTCCTGGCTCTGGTGACAGAGCCTCAGGATTATTACGGAGTCCCCCACATTTGAAATATAAGACCACTCTGAAGATGAAGGAGAGCACCAAAGAAAGCAAGGGTCCAGATGACAAGCCTGCTTCTAAGAAGTCTTTCTTCTATAAGGAGGTGTTTGAATCTCGTAACGCAGGTGATGCCAAAGAGGGTGGAAGGTTACCTGGGGAGAGAAAGATGTTCAGAGGGCAAGAAAGGCCTGATGACTTTACAGCTTCTGTTAGTCAAGGGATAATGACCTATGCTAACAGTGTGGTATCTGATATGATGGTTTCCATCATGAAGACACTGAAGATCCAAGTGAAGGACACAACTATTGCCACCATCCTGCTAAAGAAGGTACTGCTCAAGCATGCAAAAGAGGTCGTCTCAGATCTCATTGACTCCTTCATGAAGAACCTCCACAGTGTCACAGGGACCCTCATGACTGATTCAGATTTTGTCTCAGCTGTGAAAAGAAGTTTATTCTCTCACGGAAGCCAGAAGGCCACAGATATCATGGATGCCATGCTGGGTAAGCTATACACCGTGATGTTTGCAAAGAAACCTCCAGAAATTATCAGGAAAACCAAAGACAAGTCTGGGAGTTACTCCCTTGTCTCCATGAAAGGAATGGGTGACCctaaaaaccaaaatgtaaacTTTGCATCAATGAAATCTGAAGGTaaattgagggaaaaaatgtACTCTCCCGCATCCAAACCAGAAAAGAAGACTTGTGCCGAAACTCTGGGTGAACACATTATCAAAGAGGGATTGAGCTTTTGgcataaaaatcagcaaaaagaaggaaaatctccGGGTTTCCAACGGGCAATGTTTGCAGCTCCCAACAAACAGTATAAGCCTGTACTAGACATTCCCCTGGGATATCCTCTGGATACTTGCAACCTCAGCCCCCCTATGCAATGCCGAGAGAAACCTGAGAATTTTATGTGTGGTTCAGACTCCTTGGCCAAGGATCTGATCGTATCAGCCTTACTTCTGATTCAGTACCACCTGGCACAGGGAGGAAGCATGGATGCACAGAGCTTCCTTGAAGCTGCTGGCAGCACCAACCTGCCTGCCAACAAGTCCCCTGAAGTTCCTGATGAGTCCAGCCTTAAGTCTCCTCATATGGGAGGTGACCaagatgaagcagaaaagaaggaTCTAAAGAGTGTTTTCTTTAACTTTATCCGGAATTTACTTGGTGAGACCATTTTCAAGAGTGACCGTAGCTCTGAACCCAAGGTACCAGAACAGCCAGTTAAGGAAGAATATAACTACCAGTGTGAAAGACCTGTAACCCCTTCTTCCATCAAATTAAGTGAAGGTGATGAGGCTGGTGGTACCTTTGCTGGGCTGACCAAGATGGTTGTTAACCAGCTAGATGGCCACATGAATGGGCAGATGGTAGAATATCTGATGGATTCAGTGATGAAGTTATGTCTCATTATTGCCAAGTCCTGTGACTCTCCCTTGGCAGAGCTGGGAGATGATAAGTCTGGGGATGCAAGCAGGCCAACTTCAGCCTTCCCAGATAATTTATATGAGTGTTTACCAGTCAAGGGCACAGGGACAGCAGAGGCTGTCCTGCAGAATGCCTATCAAGCTATCCATAATGAATTGAGAGGTATATCAGGACAGCCCCCTGAAGGGTATGCAGCACCCAAAGTGATTGTCAGCAATCATAACCTAACTGACACAGTTCAGAACAAGCAACTCCAAGCCGTACTTCAGTGGGTAGCCGCCTCTGAACTCAATGTCCCTATTTTGTACTTTGCTGGTGATGATGAAGGAATCCAGGAGAAG CTACTTCAGCTCTCGGCTGCTGCTGTGGACAAAGGACGTAGTGTAGGTGAGGTCCTGCAGTCGGTGCTGCGCTACGAGAAGGAGCGACAGCTGGACGAGGCGGTGGGAAATGTTACACGGCTGCAGCTGCTGGACTGGCTGATGGTGAACCTGTGA